The Takifugu rubripes chromosome 16, fTakRub1.2, whole genome shotgun sequence genome contains the following window.
gctgtgacagaacccccctcTCAAGGGACGGCCCCTGACGTCCAAGCTGAgccgggtgggtggaggggggcctggaggagggctAAAATTCTCCCGAGGCCTCcgtctcagcttcctcttcgtcctcgtcgCTGGAAGCCTCGgatgacagggaggacagagtcTCTAAATTGGCACCCCCACCAGCATAGGGGATCTTGGAGGGCTGGTCagggtgacagtgatggaacTCACGGATGAGCTGcgcatccaggatgtgacgggctgggacccatgacctctcctctgggccGTATCCCTCCCAGTCTACGATATACTGAAGACCCCTTCCACGGTGGCGGGAGCGCAGCAGGCAGCGAACTGTGATGGCAGGACCCCCATCAATAatccgtggaggtggtggcggctgaGAAGCAGGCATCAACGGACTCTCTCGAACCGGCTTGatcctggagacatggaaggttgggtggatCCGCATGGCACGGGGCAGCTTGAGCCTGACAGCCGCAGGGTTGATGACCTTCTCGATAATAAACGGCCTGATGAACTTAGGAGCCAGCTTCTTGGACTCCACCCTCAAGGGAAGGTCTCGGGTCGAGAGCCATACCTTCTGCCCGACCAGGTAATTGGGAGCCCGGGAGCGACGGCGGTTGGCTGCCGTCGAGTAACGGTCAGCTGCTCGTAGGAGAGCAGCCCTGGCCTGGGTCCAGGTCCGGCGGCAACGGAGGATAAAAGCCTCGACGGACGGACAGGAAGCTTCCTTCTCCAGGGCTGGGAACAGCGGCGGCTGGAAGCCATAGGCACACTGGAAGGGAGAAAGTCCAGTGGCGGAGCTGGTTAGGGTGTTGTGAGCATATTCCACCCACAGTGGCTGCTTGGACCAAGTAGAGGGGTGTCTGGACGCCATGCAGCGAagcgccgtctccatctcctgattcaccctctccgattggccgttggattggggatggaacccagaggacaggcttacggtggccccgatgaggctgcagaactcccgcCAGAATACGGACGTGAACTGGGGACCCCGATCAGAGACTACATCCGACGGAAGGCCGTGGAGCCAAAATATGTGCTgtagaacaagttcagcagtctccttggccgatggaagcttgggtaggggcacaaagtgggccatcttgctgaacCAGTCTACCACAGTCAGGATAGTAGTGAATCCGCCCGACAGTGGCAGACCGGTAACAAAGTCCAGCGAAATATGGGACCAGGGTCGAtgtggcacaggcagaggttgcaggtaaCCGGCAGGGGCCTGGCGGGAGGACTTGTGCAGACTGCAGATCGGGCAGGCGTTGACAAACTCTctggtgtcctcctctaaagtgGGCCACCAGAACCGCTGCTGCAGAACCTCTTTAGTGCGCTGAATCCCTGGGTGACAAGTGAGCCGGGAGCCATGGGCCCATTGTAGGACGTCAGACCTCAGACCCTCCGGGACAAACAGGCGGTCAGGAGGGCAGGAGCTGGGACCAGGTTGGTTCTCCAGGGCGGCTTTTACACGCTCCTCCATctcccaggtgagagaagccacaaggcagggagcaggaagaatgGTGTCTGGGTTGAGGGCAGTGTCTTCTGTTCCCAGGAACTGGCGAGATAGAGCGTCAGGCTTGACGTTGCGGGAGCCCGGCCGGTAGGCGAGGGAAGTTGAACCTGGTAAAGAACAGGGACCACCTGGCCTGacgggagttcagtctcttAGCCAAACGGATGTACTCCAGGTTCTTGTAGTCCGTCCAAACCAGGAAGGGCAATTTAGTCCCCTCTAACCAGTGACACCATTCCTCCAACGCCAGTTTCACCGCCAACAGTTCTCGGTTCCCAATGTCATAATTTCGTTCTGCCGGAGACAGACGTCGGGAGAAGAAGGCACAGGGGTGCATTTTCTAGTCATCAGCAGAGCGTTGAGAGAGAACGGCACCGATCCCCACATCAGAAGCATCGACCTCTACTATGAACTGCCTTTCAGGATCAGGAACCAGGAGAATGGGAGCTGAGGTGAACCGGGCCTTGAGATTCTGGAATGCCTCCTCGGCAGCCGCAGACAGGTCGGGGGCCGGAATGGATTTGACTGATAGTAGAGGCGTGGCAGCTTGATTAAGGCAGACCTGGTGACAGGAGGAACTCCACCCCAGAAAGGAACCCGTCGCCCAGTCAATGTGGGGGTTGTGACGACGGAGCCAGGGGTAACCAAGGATGAGTGGGAGGTGAGGTGACTTCAGGACGTGGAATTGTATGGTCTCGTGGTGGTTGCCCGACAGAAGCATGTGGATGGGCGTGGTCTGGTGAGTGACAGTCCCTAGGAGATGGCCATCCAGCGCGCTGGCACGAACTGAATGTGGTAACAGAACCCGGTCGATACCCAGCTGGACGGCGAGCTCCTCATCGATCAGGCTGACATCAGCCCCGGAGTCTATGAAGGTGGCGAGGGTGTGAGAGCCGCCCGCCAACAGAAGCCAGACGTGAAACAATGGCCTTGGGCAGGGGGCAGAGTCTTGAGTCCGGCTCAGCAGTACGCCCCCGTCTACTGCTGAGCCCTCCCTTTTACTGGGCAATGAGAGACAAAGTGCCCAGCCTGTCCGCAGTAGAGACAGAGGTTCCCCTGTCGTCATCGCTCTCGCTCCGCAGGAGTCAGGCTGGTGTGTCCCACCTGCATGGGTTCGGCCCCCCCCAGATGCGGGCCCTGTGAGAAGGTTGGAGGCGGGGAGATCCTCGCAGGCGGGCAGACGACGGTGCTCCGCCTCTCCCTGGCGTAGCTCTCTTCTCCTTGCCTGGATGCGCCTGTCCAGCCTAGAAGTCAGCTCTATGAGTCCATCAAGGGAGGGCGGAAGATCAAAGGGAACCAACGCATCCTTTATGTATGGCGCTAGCCCATTGAGGAAGGCATCGCACTGGGCTGTTGGGTTCCAGTCACTAAGTCGGGCCTGGGTACGGAAGTCGATAGCGTAGTCAGCAATGGGCCGACTTCCCTGCTTCACGCTCATGAGTTGCCCGGTGGCATCCGggcccagagaaacaggcccAAAAACCTTACGAAGTTCCgcagagaaggcctggaaagaggaacagactagttatgatgattcctgtgtagttttctgctccccccccctgttcattacaggtatcgccgcctttcggaGCAGCATGACGACCttcggccccgctgacccattgtatagtttatttttctgtgtttctgggcttctctccctcctcctcctctctcctctctctcctctctcgctctcctctctcccttctctctctctccttccctccttctctctctctctcctctcctctctcctcctctccttctccttctccttctccttctcttttcctctcctctctctccttctcctcttccccctccttctcctctcctctcctctctctttacccagccggccatcagcaggagggtccccctacatgagcctggtcctgctcaaggtttcttcctgttaaaggggagtttttccttgccactgttgcttgtctgggttaggccctgggattctggaaagtgccttgaaacaattttgattgtataagatgctatataaataaagattgatttgatttgataaagaTTGATATATTTGATTGATtgtattgattgattgattgattgattgattgacaacCTTTGATCTTGTAGCGAGGAGTGTTTTGTCACAAGTTTGAGATTCATCCTTATATCTACAACTCCAGAAGCACTGACACTGAAAAAACACCCTTAAACACGGATGGGGCAAAACTTTTGTTCATTTAGGATAAAATTCTATCCTATGTAATGCAAAACTAATCACTTATGTGACCTTGAAGATCtcagtcatttctttttttccaatatCATCAGTCCTTGAGTGCCTCCAAGTTTCTAACCACACCGAAATTTAATAGCTCAGAGTTCTGATCAGCTTTGACTTATAATGTTTTGTCGGAACTACAAATCTACACACAGActacagaaaaacaaatatttacacaAATTTAGTGTGCTGAAGCCATTTTTACTGAAGATAACATTAGCTACCACAGCAGCACTTAATTAAATGAACCAAAATTGCATGCAATCTTTTTAAATTGCTTACTTTATGTAAGATCAGTTAAATTGGCAGACAGAAACAGGTGTGGCAGTGAATGGGATACACAGATACACGAATCAGTGATATTAATTTCATGGTTCATTTTTAATTTAGGTCAAAGTTTATCCATAATCTTTAAATGATGTCAAACCATTTACATCAAATCAATATCAAATATTCTGATTACAAATATATATTGTAAGGATTTATGCTCAGCATGTTTGGATGCTTTTACTCAGCAGCAGTTTATACAATTTCCATCGCACATTTATGCACTTTTATAAGTAATTCTGTGTTAAAATAAGTTTGACTTGTTTTTCCAGAAATTATCTTATGAAcagatttaataaaaatgtcaggaaatgttgatcaTGTGCAAAGGAACAGGAACCTACTATGTTATTTAGCCTGTATTACTCTTGcctttaaactttatttatactaTATTATGGGTGCACATTGCAATATGTGGGAAGATGCTGCTTGAGATCAATGCTTTTTCTGCTTTATTATAtttgtataaataaataatctcaATTATAATGTGTATTATATGCTGTCAGATCCCAATTAGGTAAACAAAATTGTGCACAAATTGTAGGCATGTCTCAGCCGGAGCAGTTAAAATATGCACTCTCATCTTTATTGCTTCTTCAGGATCGTCATCATCAATGTCTTAAATTCAAAAACAATTGTTAATCAAATTAGTGGCACTTTTGTGTCATTTAATCAACAAAATCACATTTCCATCACACACATATACAATTTCAGACGTAACTAATTAATGCAATGTGTCAAAGTCATCCTGAAATATTTTtccagaaatgatcattttaaatgctaCCCTGAATCTGTTGTAAAAGAAAGCATATATGAAGGGATTAAGCATTGAATTAGCCAGTGTAAGCCAGTTAAGAGATTCAATCACAGGCACTGGAATAGAAAGATGAGTAAATGGCCCAAATGtgatgcaaagaaagaaaggagtcCAACACAACAAAAAGGCACCCAGAACAATGGCCAGTGTTTTGGTCGCCTTCCTCTGCATCTTACTGACATTGGCTACCCCTGTTGTGCTCTGAATGCTGCGCACGTGTCTCTGAGCAACGAGGAAAATCTTCAGGTAAATGCACAACATGATGACCACCGGGAGGTAAAAAGACAAAATAGGTCCAACAGTGTTCTCAATGAGGACATCAATAAAACACCTTTCCTCACACTTGTCATTGTCTAAACCACCAATCAAGATGGAAATGCCTATCAAAACAGAAACTACCCAGCTTACCAGAATCATTATTGCAACACAGCAAGTAGTGATTTTACTTTCGTAGGTCAGAGGTTGACACACTGCATAATACCTGTCAACAGAAATGCAGCATAGGTGTAGGATAGAACACGTGCTCAGGGTGATGTCAAAACTAGCTCTTATTTTGCAAAATAGTTCTTCGTGATACATACAGGAGCTAAGAGAAAATGCCATGCTTAAAGGATAGACAAGAATACCAACAAGCAGGTCAGCTAAAGCCAGAGAAAGGATGAGGTAGTTAGTCGGACTCTGGAGCTGTTTGAAATAAATGACAGACATCATAACCAGGATGTTTCCACAAATTGTGACGACAGACAATATAATGAGGAAAGTGTATAGTAATAAACATATAATAGAAGGATTGTTTGTGAAAATGTAGTTAAAATCATGTATTTCATAGCATGGATGTATGTCATTTACAGCAGTTCTATTAACAGCCGACTCTTCCATAATTTGTGGCTCCTAAAGGTAAAACGTGAAGTAAAAATACTACAGCAGTTAGGAGCCTGATATACAGAGTAGGACTAACACACAGTCAGTTCATGAAACAACATAACAACAAGTATTTCTTAGTTCCTGAGTTTCATACCTGTTCATACCTACACCCAAGTGTGGCATTCTGGTTTCCTCTTTGCTCTTATAATCTGTTTCATCCAATCACAAATAATTagagtgcgtgtgcgtgtgcgcgcctgtatttgattttaaaactgGGTTTCATCATATATTTTATAAGAAATTGCTCTTAGTTTGATTTTAAGAATCAAATTCTTACATTTTGTTCTCATGTTTATATTTCTAAATATGATTGCCTATCTAAAGTGAATAATTTTTTGACTATCTGAACTTTCTGAGGTAGCAAACTGCACATAACAACAACAGTTTCTTACACTTTTGGATCATTTGCATTTGACACTGTACATCAAAAAATtatattgttttctttattgtaaTAAAAGTTTCACAAGGTAAAAAACTACTATCTACTACAGAGTTTAACTCGCAGGGTTCAACTTTGGAGCGGCAGCTCTGGGCTCTGAAGACCAAAGCATTAAAATCCAAGCCAACATGTATAAAGAAAGTTTAAAGTTAGTGTTTGAGTACAGATCTCCCAAGACCAGTCAAAGATGATCAGGACCAAGTGAAGAGTCACCTTCTCTAAAGTACTTTCATCCCCTGGTGCACTACTTTGGATCCATCATCAGTGTATAGGATCCCACAGTAAATGGAGTCACATGAATTTATGCTTTCGCTTTGGTATTTCCTGTAAAGATGGAACTTTGTTTAAGTGAGAAGTGCTTTTAGTTTAATTTACCACATAAAAATGATAACAAGAGGAACaaaaaggacaagaagaaaCAATAAAGCAAGGTCAAAGGACAAAGTATATAGCCTCAGTTAAACGTGGGCTCAAGGTATGTTGCACTTACAGAATATGTTTTACGAAGCTTGtcgtactttaaaaaaaaaaaaaatctgttattaTAGCCTTGTTTGAGTTCATTTAacccattttgttgttttatattttggtATACGTTGGTCCATGACTTTAAGGAAGGCATGGAAGGTTCTAAACCATCCGCTCTGGCTGATTGTTTCCTGGAGTCAACGGGTGGGTTCTCACAACAGACACCCTGATCCATGCATGTCAACCTAGGTGGATCAGAACCGGCCTGCTCCCAAGTTGGGTTCTACTACCCCCACCGCTCTCCTCTCTTCAGAAAGAGCCATGTGGATGCTTTCTCTGCAGCCTCCATGTTGTTATTAATGGCCCTCTTTCAAATAGTACCTATTATGTCTAGTATGCCATAAGCCTTGTTTAGGGTTGCTGGTGAACCATGAGCTCCCCACCTCCACTGGCATGCATCTGGTGCGACaatcctccaccagctcttcaTGCTTCTACGTCTTTTCTCTTAAGCATCCTCGATTCTATGCTCTCAGGGAAGTGTCAGACCCTGAAAGACCAGTTgctttgtccatccatccatccatccattctctaccgcttatccggggtcgggtcgcgggggcagcagcctaaggagagaagcccagacttccttctccccagctacttcctctagctcatccggagggatcaccaggcgttcccagaccagtcgagagacatagtctctccatcgtgtcctgggtcttcccgggggtctcctaccggagggacatgcctgctcctcctgaatccgaggttcgactatccggcagaccctcctctccagtacccctgaatagaccttaccagggaggctgaggagtgtgatccccctatagttggaacacaccctctggtcccccttcttaaaaagagggactaccaccccggtctgccaatccagcggcactgcccccgatgtccacgtgatgttgcagagtcgagtcaaccacgacagccctacaacatccagaggcttaaggaactctgggcggatctcatccacccccggggccctgccaccgaggagttttttgactacctcggcaacttcagcaccggagatatgagagcccatctccaggtccccaggccctacttcctcactggaaggcgtgttggtgggattgaggaggtcctcgaagtattccttccaccgatccacaacatcccgagttgaggtcagcagcacaccatcaccactatacacagtgttgacagtgcactgcttccccttcctcagatgccggatggtggtccagaaccttttcgaggccgtccgaaagtcgttctccatggcctcaccgaactcttcccatgcccgggtctttgcctcagcaacagccgtagctgcactccgcttggcacgccggtacccatctgctgcctcaggagtcccacaggccagtaaggtccgatacgactccttcttcagcttgacggcatccctcactggtgtccaccagcgggttcgggcattgccgccacgacaggcaccaaccaccttgcggccacagcaccggtcagccgcttcaacaatggaggcacggaacatggtccactcggactcaatgtcccccgcctcccccgggacatggtcaaagctctcccggaggcgtgagttgaagccttctgacaggggactctgccaggcttcccagcagaccctcacaacacgtttgggcctgccaggtctgtccggcatccttccccaccatcggagccaactcaccaccaggtggtgatcagttgacagctccgcccctctcttcacccgagtgtccagaacatgcggccgcaaatccaatgacacaaccacaaagtcgatcatcgatctgcggcctaaggcgtcctggtgccaagtgcacatgtggacgcctttatgtctgaacaaggtgttcgttatggacaatctgagacgagcacagaagtccagtaacaaaacacaactcaggttcagatcaggggggccgttcttcccaatcacacctctccaggtcacactgtcattgccaacgtgagcattgaagtcacccaggaggacgagggagcccccagaaggagcactctccagcactccctctaaggactccaaaaagggtggatacgctgaactgctgtttggaccataggcacaaacaacagtcaggatccgtccccccacccgaaggcgaagggaggctactctctcatccaccggggtaaactccaatatgcaggcactgagctggggagcaacgagaattgccacccctgccatcaccatcagcaactccagagtggtagagagtccaacccctctcgagaaaactggttccagagcccttgctgtgcatcgaggtgaggccaactatatctagttggaacttctcaacctcgcgcaccaactcaggctcctttcccaccagagaggtgacattccatgtccctagagccagtttatgcagccggggatcagaccgccaaggtccctgcctctggctgctacccaaaacacaatgcagtTGCTTTGTAGCCTCAGAAACCCAAACGATGTCTGGTCTCAATTTGGACTGGGTGATGTGTGGTGGAATTTTCAGTTGTCTCTCAGTTGCCTAATGTCATCCTCCAGTCTGTGGAGAGCAGATAAGCAGAGAAGTTCTTTGATGTTCTCAGGCTTCTGTCCTTCCTTGACATCCTGGATGGCCTTAACTGTAGCTTGAGTGTGTTGATCCCCTTGATCTCCCTGGTGATTGCCTCTACCATGGATTTAAGGTCTGAGTCATGTCTCCTTTGATAATGGCTTTCGCTCATTGCCCTAGCTGCTTGGGATGTACAGTGTCCTTGTCTTGGACCACAGGGAGCGtgcatatttttatatttttatatattgcCCCAGGATCCCAGGTTAGATGGGCTGGGGAGGACATCATAGACCCCTTAGTTTAAGAAATTTATCCGGGGGTTCCACTGCCAGATGTCCTTTCAGGTGATGTGCCGATCCACCGCCTGCTGCCACTTAATCCAGACACTTTGCTACCTCATGGCCACTGCTAATCTCTTCCTCAACTGAAGCTTGCACCTATTCCTGCACCATTCCATGCTATGTCCAGTCCCTTGTGCTGGTGGACTCATAAAGGGTTGATCTTAGACTTCTAATTCCAGGTCTGCCTTGTGCCACTGTATTTAGAATGGGTTGGTGTCAGATTGCTGGACTGCTTCTGCCACCACTTTTTCTCTGTCCTCACCACAATTCATGCCCTGGCATACTGCAGATTTCTCCATGCTGTACCAATATAAAAGGTAAAAGGTTGTCCTGCTCTGTCAACATTACAGGCAATTACGGTTTTGCTTTGTACACTGGTCCAAGATTTGCTGGAAatctgtgatttttttaaacatatcaGGCGAACAAAGAGTAAATGATAAGACGAGTCCTACGCTTAATTTCTGACCCATAATATTGGCAGGGGTAGAGCTGGAGAATGAGGGCATGCATTAATTGTGTTTCTTAAGGGTTTCTATTGTCTCTGGCAGTGAGTATGAAACACCACAAAAAAGCACATGAAAATGGCAGCAACACAGGGCTAAATGGAAGAGTTAAGATCTGGAATGCAACCAGATTTCTGATTCCTGATTCCCTTCTTATGTACTTCTTATGTTCTCAAATAAGAACCAGTACGTAGGACGAGAGTGTGCATGCACATTTTATGTGTCATTATGTGCATGCACATTCAAGACTTGCATCAGGAATCTTTAAAGTTCATCTTTGTTATGATGAGATTCCAAAGCTTGCTGCTTAAAAAGTTCTGTGGCAGCTGATGTAACTGAGC
Protein-coding sequences here:
- the LOC101076685 gene encoding trace amine-associated receptor 1-like, producing the protein MEESAVNRTAVNDIHPCYEIHDFNYIFTNNPSIICLLLYTFLIILSVVTICGNILVMMSVIYFKQLQSPTNYLILSLALADLLVGILVYPLSMAFSLSSCMYHEELFCKIRASFDITLSTCSILHLCCISVDRYYAVCQPLTYESKITTCCVAIMILVSWVVSVLIGISILIGGLDNDKCEERCFIDVLIENTVGPILSFYLPVVIMLCIYLKIFLVAQRHVRSIQSTTGVANVSKMQRKATKTLAIVLGAFLLCWTPFFLCITFGPFTHLSIPVPVIESLNWLTLANSMLNPFIYAFFYNRFRVAFKMIISGKIFQDDFDTLH